Proteins encoded by one window of Coleofasciculus chthonoplastes PCC 7420:
- a CDS encoding class I SAM-dependent methyltransferase, which yields MTNDNTSMAVAQLYDAYPFPPEPLLDEPPPGYNWRWNWLAAYSFCTGQKPSRQDIRILDAGCGTGVGTEYLVHLNPQAAVVGIDLSAGALQVAQERCHRSGANRVEFHHLSLYDAQELEGEFDLINCVGVLHHLPDPIRGIQALAPKLAPGGLMHIFVYAELGRWEVRLMQQAIALLQGEQRGDYHDGVQVGRQVFESLPENNRIVKREKERWSLENQRDANFADMYVHPQEIDYTIDSLFELIEASGLEFIGFSNPGYWQLDRLLGKNPGLMERASGLCDREQYRLIELLDPDLSHYEFFLGRPPLPKVDWSQDQELLAAIPERNPCMEGWPSQCLFNYDYQIINLSDAEFAFLQACDENSSQQRTVAEILREVELGLDGVRSLQQQQLIILSR from the coding sequence ATGACCAATGACAATACCAGCATGGCTGTAGCCCAATTGTATGACGCTTACCCCTTTCCCCCAGAACCCTTGCTGGATGAACCGCCGCCTGGGTATAACTGGCGCTGGAATTGGTTAGCCGCCTATAGTTTCTGCACGGGTCAAAAACCGTCAAGGCAGGATATTCGGATTTTGGATGCTGGCTGTGGTACAGGGGTAGGAACCGAATATTTGGTTCACCTGAATCCCCAAGCTGCGGTGGTGGGCATCGATTTGAGTGCTGGGGCGTTGCAGGTGGCGCAGGAGAGGTGTCATCGTTCTGGGGCGAATCGGGTTGAGTTTCATCACTTGAGTCTTTATGATGCCCAGGAATTGGAGGGAGAGTTTGATTTAATTAACTGTGTAGGCGTATTGCATCATTTGCCTGATCCGATTCGCGGTATTCAGGCATTAGCACCTAAGTTAGCACCAGGGGGCTTGATGCATATTTTTGTCTATGCTGAATTGGGGCGCTGGGAAGTGCGGCTAATGCAACAGGCGATCGCACTCTTGCAAGGGGAACAGCGTGGGGATTACCACGATGGTGTGCAAGTCGGACGCCAGGTGTTTGAATCTTTACCAGAAAATAACCGAATTGTCAAGCGAGAAAAAGAACGTTGGTCATTGGAAAATCAACGGGATGCGAATTTCGCGGATATGTATGTGCATCCCCAAGAGATTGACTACACGATTGACAGTCTATTTGAGTTAATTGAGGCGTCGGGGTTAGAATTTATCGGCTTTTCTAATCCTGGATATTGGCAATTGGATCGCCTATTGGGGAAAAATCCAGGATTAATGGAACGGGCGAGTGGATTGTGCGATCGCGAACAGTATCGTTTAATTGAATTGTTAGATCCAGACCTATCTCATTATGAGTTTTTCTTGGGGCGTCCACCTTTACCGAAGGTTGATTGGTCACAGGATCAGGAGTTATTAGCGGCGATTCCAGAACGCAATCCCTGTATGGAAGGGTGGCCCAGTCAATGTTTATTTAACTACGACTATCAGATTATCAATTTATCAGATGCGGAGTTTGCTTTTCTGCAAGCCTGCGACGAGAACAGTAGTCAACAACGCACTGTGGCAGAGATTTTAAGGGAGGTAGAGTTAGGATTAGATGGAGTGCGATCGCTCCAACAGCAACAGCTTATTATCTTGAGTCGGTAA
- the dtd gene encoding D-aminoacyl-tRNA deacylase has protein sequence MRVIIQRVKSSQVTVNGEVVGKIGRGLNLLVGIADSDTETELDWMARKCLDLRLFPGTDSNSDRWEQSVQEIGGELLVVSQFTLYGDCRKGRRPSFSRSANPEQAEQLYQQFVEKLRQSGLRVETGVFGAMMQVSIENDGPVTLLLER, from the coding sequence ATGCGCGTTATTATCCAGCGAGTTAAATCCTCTCAAGTTACCGTTAACGGTGAAGTCGTTGGCAAAATTGGTCGAGGACTAAATTTGTTAGTAGGAATTGCTGATAGCGATACGGAAACTGAATTAGATTGGATGGCGCGAAAATGCTTAGATTTGCGGTTATTTCCGGGAACCGATAGCAATAGCGATCGCTGGGAACAGTCGGTGCAGGAAATTGGCGGCGAATTGTTGGTTGTGAGTCAGTTTACCCTGTATGGGGATTGTCGCAAAGGGCGTCGCCCATCGTTTTCGCGATCGGCAAATCCAGAACAAGCCGAACAGCTTTATCAGCAGTTTGTAGAAAAGTTGCGTCAAAGTGGGTTACGAGTGGAAACCGGGGTATTTGGGGCGATGATGCAAGTCTCGATTGAAAATGATGGACCCGTGACATTGCTACTGGAGCGGTAG